In the genome of bacterium, the window GCTGCTCTCGGTGCTGAACCTCGACGAGATCGGCCGCATGGCCGATTCCATCAGCGCCTACATCCTGGGCAAGGTGCCGCTGAAGCAGGAGCTCCTGGAGGAGCCCTCCCTCGAGCATCGCCTGCGGCGCATCAACCAGATCCTGGCCAACGAGCTGGACATCCTGGAGATCGAGCAGCGCATCGACGGCGAGGTGCAGACCCAGGTCCAGCGCAACCAGCGCGAGTTCTACCTGAACGAGCAGCTGCGGGCGATCCGCAAGGAGCTCGGCTACACCGCCGACGAGGACTCCGAGCTGGAGGAGTACCACAAGAAGATCGAGGAAAGCGCCATGAGCGACGAGGCCCACGAGACGGCCCACCGCGAGCTGGCCCGCCTCGAGCGCATGTCGCCGATGAGCCCCGAGGCCACGGTCGTGCGCAACTACCTCGACACGCTGCTGGCCCTGCCCTGGAAGAAGAAGTCGCGCGACCGCATCGACACCCGCAAGGTGCGCGAGCGCCTCGACGCCGACCACTTCGGCCTCGACAAGGTGAAGGAGCGCATCCTCGAGTTCCTCGCGGTCTACAAGCTGACGAAGAAGCCCCAGGGCACGATCCTCTGCCTGGTCGGCCCGCCGGGCGTGGGCAAGACGAGCCTCGGCCGCAGCATCGCCGAGAGCATGAACAAGAAGTTCGTGCGCATCAGCCTCGGCGGCGTGCGCGACGAGTCCGAGATCCGCGGCCACCGGCGCACCTACATCGGGTCCAAGCCGGGTCGCATCATCGAGTCCCTGCGCAAGGCGGGCACCCGCAACCCCGTCTTCCTGCTCGACGAGATCGACAAGATGGGCAACGACTTCCGCGGCGATCCGGCCAGCGCCCTGCTCGAGGTCCTCGACCCGGAACAGAACTCGTCCTTCAGCGACCACTACCTCGAGGTCGAGTTCGACCTGAGCAACGTCATGTTCATCACCACGGCCAACAGCCTGCACACGATCCCGCCGGCCCTCGAGGACCGCATGGAGATCATCCGGCTGCCGGGCTATCTCGAGCACGAGAAGCTGGCCATCGCCGAGCGCTTCCTGGCCCCGCGCCAGATGCGGCGCAACGGCGTCCTGAAGTGGGCGGGCGGCTTCGAGCGGGGCGCCTTCCAGACCCTCATCGACGGCTACACGCGGGAGGCCGGCGTGCGCAACCTCGAACGCGAGATCGCCGGCATCTGCCGCAAGGTGGCCAAGATCAAGGCCGACGACGGCAGCTTCCCCGGCCCGGTCACGGCCGCAAACGTGTCCGACTACCTGGGCATTCCCAAGTTCCGGCGCCGGATCGTCGACCGCGAACCGGAGATCGGCGTCGTCGTGGGACTGGCCTGGACCACCGTCGGCGGCGAGATCCTCGAGATCGAGGTGGCCTCGGTCCCCGGCAGCGGCAAGATCACGATCACCGGCAACCTGAAGGACGTCATGAAGGAGTCGGCGGAGACCGCCCTCAGCTACGCGCGGGGCCTGTGTCGCGACATGTCGGCCAAGTGGTTCAAGGAGAAGCAGATCCACATCCACGTGCCGGAGGGGGCGATCCCCAAGGACGGCCCCAGCGCCGGCATCGCCATGGCCACGGCCATCGTCTCGCTCCTGCGCGAAGTGCCGGTCCGGACCGACGTCGCCATGACCGGCGAGATCACCCTGCGCGGTCGGGTGCTGCCCATCGGCGGCCTGCCCGAGAAGGCCGTGGCCGCGGTGCGCGCCGGGGCGCGGCACCTGATCATCCCCAAGGAGAACGAAAAGGACTGGCACGAGTTGGCCGAGGAGACCCGCAGCCAGCTCGAGGTGCANNNNNNNNNNNNNNNNNNNNNNNNNNNNNNNNNNNNNNNNNNNNNNNNNNNNNNNNNNNNNNNNNNNNNNNNNNNNNNNNNNNNNNNNNNNNNNNNNNNNNNNNNNNNNNNNNNNNNNNNNNNNNNNNNNNNNNNNNNNNNNNNNNNNNNNNNNNNNNNNNNNNNNNNNNNNNNNNNNNNNNNNNNNNNNNNNNNNNNNNNNNNNNNNNNNNNNNNNNNNNNNNNNNNNNNNNNNNNNNNNNNNNNNNNNNNNNNNNNNNNNNNNNNNNNNGCCCGCACGAGCGGCAAACCGGGCAAGACACGCCTCTGGAACTACTTCCGTGTCGCCGGCCGGTTCTACCTGGTCGACCTGCCGGGGTACGGCTACGCCAAGGTGAGCAAGTCCCAGCGGGCCACCTGGCGCGAGTACTTCCCGCGCTACCTGGCCAGCGAGGACCGGGCCATCGCGGCGATCCACCTCCTCGACGCCCGCCACCCGCCCAGCGACGACGACCTGGAGGTCGCGGCGTGGATCCGCGCGGCCCAGGTGCCGAGCGCCGTGGCCCTCACCAAGATCGACAAGCTCGGAACCAACGAGCGTCCCCGGCGCTATACGGAGATCGTCTCGGCCCTCGGCATGGGTGCCGAGGTGCCCGTGTTCGCCACCTCGGCGGCCCGGCGCATCGGGCGGGTCGAGATGTGGGCCTGGATCGACGCCCTGCTCACGGCCAATGCCTGAGGGCGGTTTGACGCCCGTGGCGCGGTCCGGGTATAATACGGGGGCCGGCAGCCGCGCCGGGACCGCCCGGCAGCCGCGACACGGCGGTGCGGGGAAGACGCGGCGGGAAAGAGCCATCGCGAGGAACTCATGAGGCGCCTGGCCTGCAGGGGAATACCCGCCTGGGCGGCCGTATGCGCGGCCGTCGCGCTGCTGTGGGCCGGCCCGGCCGCGGCCACCGAGTTCGACATGGCCCTGCTGCCGGTGGCCGCGCCCAATCTCTGCCTCACCTGCCACACGGTGACGGCCCCGTCGGCGGGCAATGCGCCCCTGAACCTGTTCGGCGTCGATTTCCTGGCCAACGGGCGCCTCTGGGACTCCAACCTGGCGCAGCTCGATTCCGACGACGACGGCTGCCTGAACGGCGTGGAGGTCGGCGACAGCGACGGCGACGGCAATCCCGACGGGAACGTCACCGAACAGGCCGGGAATCCGGGGGTGGCCGACGAATGCGGGTCGGGCTCGCTCGTGGACGAGAAGGCCTGGGGTACCCTGAAGGCCATGTTCAACGGCGGCTGATTCTGTTTGACGCGGCCTGAGCGCGGAGCGATAATTGCCCCAGCAACCCGGATGGCGACTTGCCGCTACTTCGGGCCTTTTTTTTGGGGGCGTGGTGCGTTCGTCGGACGGGCGCGTCGGCTCCCGAAACCGTGGAGAGTTCCGTGGAAAACCGTGTGATCATCGGTGGCCAGTGGGGCGATGAGGGCAAGGGCAAGATCGTCGACGCCCTCAGCCGGGACGTGGATTGGGTGCTCCGCTACCAGGGGGGCGCCAACGCCGGCCACACCATCCACATCGGCAAGGACAAGCACGTCCTGCATCTGGTGCCGTCCGGCATCCTGCACGAGGGCGTGCGCTGCCTGCTCGGCGGCGGCATGGTCATCGACCCCTGGAGCCTGCGGGACGAGATCATGGAGCTGGAGGAGCGGGGCTACGCCGTGCGCGACCGGCTCTTCGTCTCCGCCACGGCGGCGCTGCTCATGCCCTACCACAAGCGCATCGACGAGCTGCGCGAGGCCCGGCTCAAGCGCAAGAGCATCGGCACCACCGGCCGCGGCATCGGCCCGGCCTACCTGGACAAGATCCAGCGCACCGGCCTGCGCATGGGCGACCTGCTGCTGCCGGCGGAGAACCTCGAGCGCAAGGCCATCGAGAAGATCCTCTCGGCCAACGAGCTGCTGAGCCAGACCTACGACGCCGAGCCCCTGCCGGCGCGGGTCCTGGCCGAGGAACTGGTGGTGCTCGCCCGTTCCATGGCGCCCATGGTGGTCAACGCCTACGAGAAGCTGGCCGGCGTGCGCGAAGGCACGGAGTCGGCCCTTTTCGAGGGCGCCCAGGGGACCATGCTCGACGTCGATCACGGCACCTTCCCCTATGTGACCAGCAGCAACAGCACCATCGGCGGAGCGCTGACCGGCACCGGCCTGCCGCCGCGCGCCCTGGGCGAGATCAACGGCATCTTCAAGGCCTACTGCACGCGGGTGGGCAACGGCCCCTTCCCGAGCGAGCTGCTCGGGGCCGAGGGCGACGCCCTGCGCGAGGCCGGCGGCGAGTACGGCGCCACCACCGGCCGGGCCCGGCGCTGCGGCTGGTTCGATCTCGTGGCCGGACGGTATGCCGTGGACATCAACGGCATGACCGGCGTGATCATCACCAAGCTCGACGTGCTCGACGACCTGCCGGCGCTGCAGGTGGCGGTGAAGTACGAGCTCGACGGCCGGGAGATCGACATCTACCCGGTGCTGAGCGAGGCGATGCCCCGCTGCCATCCGGTGTACCGGGAGTTCCCCGGCTGGGAGAAACCCACCGCCGGCGCCCGCAAGCTGCAGGATCTGCCGGCGAACGCGCGCAAGTACCTCGAGTTCCTCGAGGGCGAACTGGGCACGCTCATTGTCGGCGTCAGCGTCGGCCGCGACCGCGAACAGATGATCTGGACGCCGACGGGCGTCACCACCTGATCCGGCCCCGGACGGGCGGTTTTGACACCGTCCGGCGGCCGGGCTATATTCGCGCTTCATGTCTTGGCGGGTGGGCCACTAGCTCATCAGGTAGAGCACCTCCCTTTTAAGGAGGTTGTGCTGGGTTCGAGTCCCGGGTGGCCTACCACCAACCCCCCGCCCGCCGCCGTTCCGGCGGCTTCCTTTTTTTGCCGATTCGGGCTCAAGTTTCCCTCCCCGCCCGCCGATAACCGGTGCATAAGGCGAAGTCCGCCCACACCCGTGATCCGCCGGAATGCGGGGCACGGGAGCCAGGACGACCCGTGGGCGCAACAAAGGACTGTCAACATGACCATACGCATCGGGAGCCAGAATCCCGCGACCATGCGGGCGTTGCGCAACTCCTCGACCCAGCGCGACGAGCAGACGAAGTCTTTCGAGAAGCTCAGCAGCGGCAAGCGCATCAACCGCGCCGGCGACGACGCGGCCGGCCTGGCCATCGCCAACCGCATGGGAGAGGTGCTCAAGGGGCTCGAGCAGGGCATGGCGAACGTCTACGACGGCGTGTCGCTGTTGGACACGGCCGACGGCGGGCTGGCCAACACGGCCGAGCAACTGGGGCGCATGAAGGAGTTGGCGGTGCACGCGGCCAACGACACCCTGAGTCCGGATCAGCGCGAGGCGATCCAGGCCGAGTTCGATTCCCTCTACAGCGAGGTCGACCGCGTGGCGGAATCCGTCGAGTTCAACGGCAAGAAGCTGCTCGACGGTTCGGCGGGCGAGGTGTCCATCAACGTCGGCCAGGGCGACGGGGCGAGCAACGTGGGCCTCGACCTCTCGGCGGCGTTCGACGCGACGGCGCTGGGTCTCGGGTCCCTCGACCTGACGGGCGGCGACGGCAGCAACGCCCGGGCCTCCCTCGGG includes:
- a CDS encoding flagellin FliC, with protein sequence MTIRIGSQNPATMRALRNSSTQRDEQTKSFEKLSSGKRINRAGDDAAGLAIANRMGEVLKGLEQGMANVYDGVSLLDTADGGLANTAEQLGRMKELAVHAANDTLSPDQREAIQAEFDSLYSEVDRVAESVEFNGKKLLDGSAGEVSINVGQGDGASNVGLDLSAAFDATALGLGSLDLTGGDGSNARASLGAIDDALAQVSAQRAELGASSNRLLSAGRELAVAAENTYASRSRIMDSDYAVQTSELARQQVLARASDAVLVQGRLMPSSVMDLLK
- a CDS encoding adenylosuccinate synthase; translated protein: MENRVIIGGQWGDEGKGKIVDALSRDVDWVLRYQGGANAGHTIHIGKDKHVLHLVPSGILHEGVRCLLGGGMVIDPWSLRDEIMELEERGYAVRDRLFVSATAALLMPYHKRIDELREARLKRKSIGTTGRGIGPAYLDKIQRTGLRMGDLLLPAENLERKAIEKILSANELLSQTYDAEPLPARVLAEELVVLARSMAPMVVNAYEKLAGVREGTESALFEGAQGTMLDVDHGTFPYVTSSNSTIGGALTGTGLPPRALGEINGIFKAYCTRVGNGPFPSELLGAEGDALREAGGEYGATTGRARRCGWFDLVAGRYAVDINGMTGVIITKLDVLDDLPALQVAVKYELDGREIDIYPVLSEAMPRCHPVYREFPGWEKPTAGARKLQDLPANARKYLEFLEGELGTLIVGVSVGRDREQMIWTPTGVTT
- the ysxC gene encoding ribosome biogenesis GTP-binding protein YsxC, whose product is ARTSGKPGKTRLWNYFRVAGRFYLVDLPGYGYAKVSKSQRATWREYFPRYLASEDRAIAAIHLLDARHPPSDDDLEVAAWIRAAQVPSAVALTKIDKLGTNERPRRYTEIVSALGMGAEVPVFATSAARRIGRVEMWAWIDALLTANA
- the lon gene encoding endopeptidase La — translated: MNPTEKDTPRDDIDVFLPGDLPLLPLRDIVVFPYMVTPLLVGRPRSVAAVEAAMERDKYLCVIAQKEPDTEEPGPDDLFRVGTVIKVLQIIRTPDDTLKILVEGVARVHVRELAEGDGYLEASVDPAEEILSEGSEIEALSRSIKERFKEYVRLNKRLPDEVLLSVLNLDEIGRMADSISAYILGKVPLKQELLEEPSLEHRLRRINQILANELDILEIEQRIDGEVQTQVQRNQREFYLNEQLRAIRKELGYTADEDSELEEYHKKIEESAMSDEAHETAHRELARLERMSPMSPEATVVRNYLDTLLALPWKKKSRDRIDTRKVRERLDADHFGLDKVKERILEFLAVYKLTKKPQGTILCLVGPPGVGKTSLGRSIAESMNKKFVRISLGGVRDESEIRGHRRTYIGSKPGRIIESLRKAGTRNPVFLLDEIDKMGNDFRGDPASALLEVLDPEQNSSFSDHYLEVEFDLSNVMFITTANSLHTIPPALEDRMEIIRLPGYLEHEKLAIAERFLAPRQMRRNGVLKWAGGFERGAFQTLIDGYTREAGVRNLEREIAGICRKVAKIKADDGSFPGPVTAANVSDYLGIPKFRRRIVDREPEIGVVVGLAWTTVGGEILEIEVASVPGSGKITITGNLKDVMKESAETALSYARGLCRDMSAKWFKEKQIHIHVPEGAIPKDGPSAGIAMATAIVSLLREVPVRTDVAMTGEITLRGRVLPIGGLPEKAVAAVRAGARHLIIPKENEKDWHELAEETRSQLEV